A window from Streptomyces subrutilus encodes these proteins:
- a CDS encoding ATP-binding cassette domain-containing protein: MQIAADSHQVIQVRGARENNLRDVSLDIPKRRLTVFTGVSGSGKSSLVFGTIAAESQRMINETYTAFIQSFMPTLGRPDVDGLHNLSAAIVVDQERMGANSRSTVGTATDAYTMLRIVFSRLGTPHIGTSSAFSFNTPEGMCARCEGIGQVSDIDVDQLVDRSLTLNEGAITVPGFAVDSWYWQNMVNSGFYSPDTRLADFTEQEWADLLHKAPVKVKAGSNGFTYEGLITKIQRTHLAKDREAMQPHIRAFVDRAVVFTDCPDCAGTRLSAAALSSRIDGVNIADCSAMQISDLAAFVRGIDDPGVAPLVAGLRDLLDSLVEIGLGYLSLDRPSGTLSGGEAQRVKMVRHLGSSLTDVTYVFDEPTTGLHPHDIRRMNDLLLRLRDKGNTVLVVEHKPEVIAIADHVVDLGPGAGTAGGELCYSGDLAGLRASGTLTGRHLGHRARLREAVRTPRGHLSVKGADLHNLKDVDVEVPLGVLAVVTGVAGSGKSSLIHGYLAGRDGVVVADQSPIRGSRRSNPATYTGLLNPIRTAFAKASGVKAALFSANSEGACPNCNGLGLVYTDLAMMAGVASVCEQCEGRRFTPEVLTYRLRGKNISEVLDMPVAEAHAFFTTGQAHAILGRLADVGLGYLRLGQPLNTLSGGERQRLKLAINMAEKSSTYILDEPTTGLHMADVDKLLALLDRLVDDGNSVIVIEHHQAVMAHADWLIDIGPGGGHAGGRVVFEGTPAALVADADTLTARHLREYVSS; encoded by the coding sequence GTGCAGATCGCCGCCGACAGCCACCAGGTCATCCAGGTCCGCGGAGCCCGGGAGAACAACCTGCGGGACGTCTCCCTGGACATACCCAAGCGCCGCCTCACCGTCTTCACCGGCGTCTCGGGCTCCGGGAAGTCGTCCCTGGTCTTCGGGACCATCGCCGCCGAGTCGCAGCGCATGATCAACGAGACGTACACGGCCTTCATCCAGTCCTTCATGCCGACCCTGGGCCGGCCGGACGTGGACGGGCTGCACAACCTGAGCGCCGCCATCGTGGTCGACCAGGAGCGGATGGGCGCCAACTCGCGCTCCACCGTGGGCACCGCCACCGACGCCTACACCATGCTGCGGATCGTCTTCTCCCGGCTGGGCACCCCGCACATCGGCACCTCCAGCGCCTTCAGCTTCAACACCCCCGAGGGCATGTGCGCGCGCTGCGAGGGCATCGGCCAGGTGTCCGACATCGACGTGGACCAGCTCGTGGACCGCTCGCTCACCCTCAACGAGGGCGCGATCACCGTCCCCGGCTTCGCCGTGGACTCCTGGTACTGGCAGAACATGGTCAACTCGGGCTTCTACTCCCCCGACACCAGACTGGCGGACTTCACCGAGCAGGAGTGGGCCGACCTGCTGCACAAGGCGCCGGTGAAGGTGAAGGCCGGTTCCAACGGCTTCACCTACGAAGGCCTGATCACCAAGATCCAGCGGACCCACCTGGCCAAGGACCGCGAGGCCATGCAGCCCCACATCCGGGCCTTCGTCGACCGCGCCGTCGTCTTCACCGACTGCCCGGACTGCGCGGGCACCCGCCTCTCGGCCGCCGCGCTGTCCTCCCGTATCGACGGGGTCAACATCGCCGACTGCTCGGCGATGCAGATCAGCGACCTGGCCGCCTTCGTCCGCGGGATCGACGACCCCGGCGTGGCGCCGCTGGTCGCGGGCCTGCGCGACCTGCTCGACTCCCTCGTCGAGATCGGCCTCGGCTACCTCAGCCTGGACCGCCCGTCGGGCACGCTGTCCGGCGGCGAGGCGCAGCGGGTCAAGATGGTCCGGCACCTGGGCTCGTCGCTCACGGACGTCACGTACGTCTTCGACGAGCCCACCACCGGCCTGCACCCGCACGACATCCGGCGCATGAACGACCTGCTGCTGCGGCTGCGCGACAAGGGCAACACCGTGCTGGTCGTGGAGCACAAGCCGGAGGTCATCGCCATCGCCGACCACGTCGTGGACCTCGGTCCGGGCGCGGGCACGGCGGGCGGGGAGCTCTGCTACAGCGGTGACCTCGCCGGTCTGCGCGCCTCCGGCACGCTCACCGGCCGCCACCTCGGGCACCGGGCGCGGCTGCGGGAGGCGGTCCGCACCCCGCGCGGGCACCTGTCCGTCAAGGGCGCCGACCTGCACAACCTCAAGGACGTCGACGTCGAGGTGCCGCTGGGGGTGCTGGCCGTGGTGACGGGCGTCGCGGGCTCGGGGAAGAGCTCGCTGATCCACGGCTACCTGGCCGGGCGGGACGGCGTGGTGGTGGCCGACCAGTCGCCGATCCGCGGCTCCCGCCGCTCCAATCCCGCTACGTACACAGGTCTGCTGAACCCGATCCGGACCGCGTTCGCCAAGGCCAGCGGGGTCAAGGCCGCCCTGTTCAGCGCCAACTCGGAGGGGGCCTGCCCGAACTGCAACGGCCTCGGGCTCGTCTACACGGACCTGGCGATGATGGCCGGGGTGGCCTCGGTCTGCGAACAGTGCGAGGGCCGGCGGTTCACGCCCGAGGTGCTCACGTACCGGTTGCGCGGCAAGAACATCAGCGAGGTGCTCGACATGCCGGTGGCGGAGGCGCACGCGTTCTTCACCACCGGGCAGGCGCACGCGATCCTGGGCCGGCTGGCCGACGTGGGACTGGGCTACCTGCGGCTCGGGCAGCCGCTCAACACCCTCTCGGGCGGCGAGCGCCAGCGGCTCAAGCTCGCCATCAACATGGCGGAGAAGTCCTCCACGTACATCCTCGACGAGCCGACGACCGGGCTGCACATGGCCGACGTGGACAAGCTGCTCGCGCTGCTGGACCGGCTCGTCGACGACGGCAACTCGGTGATCGTCATCGAGCACCACCAGGCGGTGATGGCGCACGCGGACTGGCTGATCGACATCGGCCCGGGCGGCGGCCACGCGGGGGGCCGGGTGGTCTTCGAGGGCACCCCGGCGGCCCTGGTGGCGGACGCGGACACGCTCACCGCCCGCCACCTGAGGGAGTACGTCTCCTCGTAG